In the Pseudothauera hydrothermalis genome, one interval contains:
- a CDS encoding AMP-binding protein — MTALAQFLQARDFLLAHRTDYATAYAGFRWPQLAEFNWALDYFDVMARGNDAPALWIVEEDGREARLSFAELSQRSNQVANWLRAQGVKRGDRVLLMLGNEVPLWETMLAAIKLGAVVIPATTLLTADDLADRMTRGQVAHVVIGVAHADKFANLAGDYTRIVVGGAREGWLDFADSHGASAEFEPDGATRATDPLLLYFTSGTTSRPKLVQHTHQSYPVGHLSTMYWIGLQPGDRHMNISSPGWAKHAWSCFFAPWNAGACVFLYNYSRFDARALLDVLVKYEVTTLCAPPTVWRMLIQHDLAAVKTRLRELVGAGEPLNPEVIEQVKRAWGLTIRDGFGQTETTAQVGNTPGQPLKPGSMGRPLPGYRIALLDAEGRPSTEGEIALPLEARPLGLMAGYAGDAEKTAEVMRDGHYHTGDVASIDEDGYITYVGRADDVFKASDYRISPFELESVLIEHPAVAEAAVVPSPDPLRLAVPKACVILAPGFVPSAELARDILAFARGKLAPYKRIRRLAFVDLPKTISGKIRRVELRKAEEGRDPTVRGEHEFFEEDFPDLKG; from the coding sequence ATGACCGCCCTCGCGCAGTTTTTGCAAGCGCGCGACTTTTTGCTCGCGCATCGCACCGACTATGCCACGGCCTATGCCGGTTTTCGGTGGCCGCAGCTTGCTGAGTTCAACTGGGCACTCGATTATTTCGACGTCATGGCTCGGGGCAACGATGCACCCGCTTTATGGATCGTCGAAGAGGATGGGCGCGAAGCACGGCTGAGTTTCGCCGAACTGTCGCAGCGTTCCAACCAGGTGGCTAACTGGCTGCGTGCTCAGGGCGTCAAGCGTGGCGACCGTGTCTTGCTGATGCTGGGCAACGAGGTGCCGCTTTGGGAAACCATGCTGGCGGCCATCAAGCTGGGGGCGGTGGTGATTCCGGCCACCACGCTGCTGACTGCCGACGACCTGGCCGACCGCATGACGCGCGGTCAGGTGGCGCATGTAGTGATTGGCGTTGCCCACGCGGATAAGTTTGCAAACCTCGCAGGCGACTACACCCGCATCGTGGTTGGCGGCGCCCGCGAAGGCTGGCTGGACTTTGCCGACAGCCATGGTGCGTCGGCCGAGTTCGAGCCCGACGGGGCCACCCGCGCCACCGATCCGTTGCTGCTCTACTTCACCTCCGGCACCACATCGCGGCCCAAGCTGGTGCAGCACACCCATCAGTCCTACCCCGTGGGCCATTTGTCCACCATGTACTGGATCGGTCTGCAGCCAGGCGACCGCCACATGAACATCAGCTCGCCGGGTTGGGCCAAGCACGCCTGGAGCTGTTTCTTTGCGCCGTGGAATGCCGGTGCCTGCGTGTTCCTGTACAACTACTCGCGCTTTGACGCCCGCGCCCTGCTCGATGTGTTGGTGAAGTACGAGGTCACCACCCTGTGCGCACCGCCCACGGTGTGGCGCATGTTGATCCAGCACGACCTGGCGGCGGTGAAGACCCGTCTGCGCGAGCTGGTCGGCGCCGGAGAGCCGCTCAACCCGGAAGTCATCGAACAGGTCAAACGCGCCTGGGGGCTTACCATCCGCGACGGCTTCGGTCAGACCGAGACCACCGCCCAGGTTGGCAACACCCCAGGGCAGCCGCTCAAACCCGGTTCCATGGGGCGTCCGCTGCCGGGCTATCGCATTGCCCTGCTGGATGCCGAAGGCCGACCGTCGACCGAGGGCGAAATTGCGTTGCCGCTGGAAGCGCGTCCGCTGGGCTTGATGGCCGGTTACGCCGGCGATGCGGAAAAGACCGCTGAAGTGATGCGCGATGGGCATTATCACACTGGCGATGTGGCCAGCATCGATGAGGATGGTTACATCACTTATGTGGGTCGTGCCGACGATGTGTTCAAGGCTTCCGATTACCGTATCAGCCCCTTCGAGCTGGAGAGTGTGTTGATCGAGCATCCTGCGGTAGCCGAGGCCGCGGTGGTGCCCAGCCCCGATCCGCTCCGTCTGGCCGTACCCAAGGCTTGCGTGATTCTGGCGCCGGGCTTTGTGCCCAGTGCCGAGCTGGCGCGCGACATTCTGGCTTTTGCGCGCGGCAAACTCGCACCCTACAAGCGTATCCGCCGCTTGGCTTTTGTCGATCTGCCCAAGACCATCTCGGGCAAAATCCGCCGCGTGGAGCTACGCAAGGCGGAGGAGGGGCGCGATCCGACGGTGCGCGGCGAACACGAGTTCTTCGAGGAAGATTTCCCTGATCTCAAAGGCTGA
- a CDS encoding Hsp20/alpha crystallin family protein, with product MSEQVSTQDKAVREEAALLPPVDVIEDAGGITLYADLPGVSKEALQIHVEGETLTLEGPLTLSAPAGMEATHVEVDVPRYRRVFTLSKELDSAEMSASFQHGVLTLRIPKAAHAQPRKIAIEVV from the coding sequence ATGAGCGAACAGGTTAGCACTCAAGATAAAGCCGTGCGCGAAGAAGCCGCGCTGCTGCCCCCGGTCGATGTCATCGAAGATGCAGGCGGCATCACGCTGTATGCCGATTTGCCTGGGGTGAGCAAGGAGGCGTTGCAAATCCATGTGGAAGGCGAAACGCTCACCCTGGAGGGGCCGCTGACGCTCAGCGCACCGGCCGGCATGGAGGCCACGCATGTCGAAGTCGATGTGCCGCGTTATCGGCGGGTTTTTACCTTGTCCAAAGAGCTCGACAGCGCCGAAATGTCGGCTTCGTTCCAGCACGGTGTGCTCACGCTGCGCATCCCCAAGGCTGCGCACGCGCAACCGCGCAAGATTGCGATCGAAGTGGTCTGA
- a CDS encoding Hsp20/alpha crystallin family protein, with product MLYRSFFPRDILAQFERMQRELERGLTQSPSIRGVARGYPAMNVGTTPSSVEIYAFVPGMSPEALEVQLEKGVLTLSGERTREPAVEGATVHIDERFAGRFRRVVTLPDDIDPNAVSARYRDGVLHVSIARKQAAQPRRIPVN from the coding sequence ATGCTCTACAGGAGTTTTTTCCCGCGCGACATTCTGGCCCAGTTCGAACGCATGCAGCGCGAACTCGAACGCGGCCTGACACAGTCGCCCAGCATCCGTGGCGTGGCGCGCGGCTATCCGGCAATGAACGTGGGCACCACGCCGTCTTCGGTGGAAATCTATGCATTCGTGCCGGGGATGAGTCCCGAAGCGCTGGAAGTCCAGCTGGAAAAGGGGGTGCTGACGCTCAGCGGCGAGCGTACCCGTGAACCAGCCGTGGAAGGGGCGACCGTGCACATCGACGAGCGCTTTGCCGGCCGCTTCCGTCGGGTGGTGACCTTGCCTGACGACATCGATCCGAATGCGGTCAGCGCGCGTTATCGCGACGGCGTGTTGCATGTCAGCATCGCCCGCAAACAGGCGGCTCAGCCGCGGCGCATCCCGGTCAATTGA
- a CDS encoding zinc metalloprotease HtpX has translation MNRPNPVSARHATYNRLQSVLLVTVLLGLCALAGYLLFGDTGIWVALGAGALALILEPAAAGRLTLALYGARPLAPEQAPQLWQMLTTLARRAQLPTTPALYYVPSPLINAFAVGRRTSSAIAVTGGLLQALDAHEIFGVLAHETAHIAHGDLRVMGLADSISRLTSLFALTAQIGLVLSLPAVFLGEVAINWLALLVLALSPQLALLAQLGLSRVREFDADRAAAELTGDPHALASALARIERTQRGWRAWLMPGWGNPEPSWLRTHPPTEERIARLLELSMHSPMHAWTAQPLASLPAWQLPSHARWRPGGIWR, from the coding sequence ATGAACCGACCCAACCCCGTCTCGGCACGTCATGCCACATACAACCGCCTGCAGAGCGTGCTGCTAGTGACCGTGCTGCTTGGGCTATGCGCGCTGGCCGGCTACTTGCTTTTTGGCGACACGGGTATCTGGGTTGCCTTGGGCGCGGGCGCTTTGGCGCTGATATTGGAGCCGGCGGCGGCCGGGCGCTTGACTCTGGCCCTGTACGGCGCCCGCCCGCTCGCGCCGGAACAGGCGCCGCAGTTATGGCAGATGCTGACCACGCTGGCCCGACGGGCGCAGTTGCCGACCACGCCCGCGCTCTACTATGTCCCCAGTCCGCTGATCAACGCTTTTGCGGTCGGAAGGCGGACGTCATCGGCCATCGCCGTCACCGGCGGGCTGCTCCAGGCCCTGGATGCGCATGAAATCTTTGGCGTACTGGCACATGAAACCGCCCATATCGCGCACGGCGACTTGCGGGTGATGGGTCTGGCCGACTCTATCAGCCGCTTGACCTCGTTATTTGCCCTGACTGCGCAAATCGGCCTGGTGTTATCGCTGCCGGCCGTATTCCTGGGCGAAGTAGCCATCAACTGGCTGGCGCTGCTGGTGCTTGCGCTATCGCCGCAGTTGGCGCTGCTGGCGCAACTGGGATTGTCGCGGGTGCGTGAATTCGATGCCGACCGCGCCGCGGCCGAGCTCACCGGCGACCCTCACGCCTTGGCCAGCGCACTGGCGCGTATCGAGCGCACGCAGCGCGGCTGGCGCGCATGGCTGATGCCCGGCTGGGGCAATCCGGAACCGTCTTGGCTGCGTACCCATCCGCCTACCGAAGAGCGGATCGCCAGGCTGCTAGAACTCTCCATGCACTCGCCCATGCATGCCTGGACTGCGCAGCCTTTGGCATCCCTGCCCGCCTGGCAACTGCCGTCCCATGCGCGCTGGCGGCCGGGCGGTATCTGGCGCTAG
- a CDS encoding YajQ family cyclic di-GMP-binding protein has translation MPSFDIMSEVDEVALRNAVDVANRKIGNRYDFKGSSARIEQTDKLLTLFADSDFQLEQMIAVLLPEMTGKKVDVRCLDYGEVLKVSGNKVKQDIRVRVGIEQDLAKKIVKLIKDSKLKVQAAIQGDAVRVSGAKRDVLQEVIAMVRKTITDYPLQFGNFRD, from the coding sequence ATGCCGTCTTTCGACATCATGTCCGAAGTCGATGAGGTTGCCCTACGCAACGCGGTCGATGTGGCCAACCGCAAAATCGGAAACCGATACGACTTCAAAGGCAGTAGCGCGCGCATCGAGCAAACCGACAAACTGCTGACCCTGTTTGCCGACAGCGATTTTCAGCTCGAACAAATGATTGCGGTATTGCTGCCGGAGATGACCGGCAAAAAAGTCGACGTGCGCTGTCTGGACTACGGCGAGGTGCTCAAAGTCTCTGGCAACAAGGTCAAGCAGGACATCCGGGTCAGGGTCGGGATCGAGCAGGATTTGGCGAAGAAAATCGTCAAACTGATCAAAGACAGCAAACTCAAAGTCCAGGCCGCCATCCAGGGCGATGCGGTACGTGTTTCCGGCGCCAAGCGCGATGTGCTGCAGGAGGTGATCGCCATGGTACGTAAGACGATCACCGACTATCCGTTGCAGTTTGGCAATTTCCGCGACTAA
- a CDS encoding pyrimidine/purine nucleoside phosphorylase, which produces MRITEQLDGVAITTRANVYFDGKCISHSIVLADGSKKSVGVILPARLTFNTAAPEIMEGVAGCCRVRLKGEQDWKTYGAGESFKVPGDSSFDIEVVGEPYHYICHFG; this is translated from the coding sequence ATGCGCATCACCGAACAGTTAGACGGCGTGGCCATCACCACCCGGGCCAATGTTTATTTCGACGGCAAGTGCATCAGCCACAGCATTGTGCTGGCCGACGGTTCGAAGAAATCGGTCGGCGTGATCCTGCCGGCCCGTCTGACCTTCAACACGGCTGCCCCGGAGATCATGGAAGGGGTGGCGGGTTGCTGCCGTGTACGGCTCAAGGGCGAACAAGATTGGAAAACCTATGGCGCGGGCGAATCCTTCAAGGTGCCGGGCGATTCCAGTTTCGACATCGAAGTCGTCGGCGAGCCCTATCACTACATTTGCCATTTCGGCTGA
- a CDS encoding DUF2788 domain-containing protein — MDNEALIFGLTIAEFEDISLKVCFTALIVYMLFIIGNLAKESKAGRYGTMWMFIALGLGFVGFVAKGLIQKLMGIE, encoded by the coding sequence ATGGACAACGAGGCTCTGATTTTTGGCCTGACCATCGCCGAGTTCGAAGACATCTCGCTGAAGGTCTGCTTTACCGCGCTGATCGTGTATATGCTTTTCATCATCGGCAATCTGGCCAAGGAGTCCAAAGCCGGCAGATATGGCACGATGTGGATGTTCATCGCGTTGGGACTGGGCTTCGTTGGTTTCGTGGCCAAGGGGCTGATCCAAAAATTGATGGGAATCGAATAA
- a CDS encoding argininosuccinate synthase, whose amino-acid sequence MSDVKKVVLAYSGGLDTSVILKWLQDTYQCEVVTFTADLGQGEELEPARAKALQLGIKPENIFIDDLREEFVRDFVFPMFRANTIYEGEYLLGTSIARPLIAKRQIEIARATGADAVSHGATGKGNDQVRFELGYYALMPGVKVIAPWREWDLLSREKLLAYAERAGIPIEMKHKQGGSPYSMDANLLHISYEGRHLENPAAEAEEEMWRWTVSPEAAPDAAEYVELEFEKGDLVAINGTRMKAHELLAKLNELGGKHGIGRLDLVENRYVGMKSRGCYETPGGTILLRAHRAIESITLDREVAHLKDDLMPRYASMIYNGYWWSPERQALQALIDHTQQTVNGWVRVKLYKGNVIVVSRDSKTDSLFDPTIATFEDDAGAYNQKDAHGFIRLNALRMRIAANAKAKRS is encoded by the coding sequence ATGAGCGACGTCAAGAAAGTGGTGCTCGCCTACTCGGGCGGGCTGGATACCTCGGTCATCCTCAAGTGGCTGCAGGACACTTACCAATGCGAAGTGGTGACTTTTACCGCCGACCTCGGCCAGGGTGAGGAGCTGGAGCCGGCGCGCGCCAAAGCGCTGCAATTAGGTATCAAGCCGGAGAACATCTTCATCGACGATTTGCGCGAGGAGTTCGTGCGGGATTTCGTTTTCCCAATGTTTCGCGCCAATACCATCTATGAAGGCGAATACCTGCTCGGCACTTCGATTGCCCGTCCGCTGATTGCCAAGCGGCAGATCGAGATTGCCCGCGCCACCGGTGCCGATGCGGTATCGCATGGTGCCACCGGCAAAGGCAACGACCAGGTGCGCTTCGAGCTGGGCTATTACGCGCTGATGCCGGGTGTCAAGGTCATCGCCCCGTGGCGTGAGTGGGATCTGCTGTCCCGCGAAAAACTGCTTGCCTATGCCGAGCGGGCTGGTATTCCGATCGAGATGAAGCATAAACAGGGCGGCTCGCCCTATTCGATGGATGCCAATTTGCTGCACATTTCCTACGAAGGCCGTCATCTGGAAAACCCGGCAGCCGAAGCCGAGGAGGAGATGTGGCGCTGGACCGTGTCGCCGGAGGCAGCACCAGATGCTGCCGAGTACGTCGAACTGGAGTTCGAGAAGGGCGATCTGGTGGCGATCAACGGTACCCGCATGAAAGCCCATGAACTCCTTGCCAAGCTCAATGAGCTGGGCGGCAAGCACGGCATTGGCCGTTTGGACTTGGTGGAAAACCGCTACGTCGGCATGAAAAGCCGCGGCTGCTACGAAACGCCGGGCGGCACCATCTTGCTGCGTGCCCACCGCGCCATCGAGTCGATCACTCTCGACCGCGAAGTGGCGCATCTGAAGGACGATCTGATGCCGCGCTATGCCAGCATGATCTACAACGGCTACTGGTGGAGCCCGGAGCGGCAGGCGTTGCAGGCGCTCATCGATCATACCCAACAAACCGTCAATGGCTGGGTGCGGGTCAAGCTCTACAAAGGTAATGTAATCGTGGTGAGCCGCGACTCCAAGACCGATTCGCTGTTCGATCCCACCATCGCCACCTTCGAGGACGATGCCGGCGCCTATAACCAAAAAGACGCTCACGGCTTCATCCGCTTGAATGCGTTGCGCATGCGTATCGCTGCCAACGCCAAGGCCAAGCGCAGCTAA
- the argF gene encoding ornithine carbamoyltransferase — MTAIKHYLQFKDFTREEYEYLFDRTRWIKDKYKRYQPYHPLFDRTLVMIFEKASTRTRLSFEAGMHQLGGSAIYLNTRDSQLGRGEPVEDAAQVISRMSDLVMIRTFEQDIIERFAAHSRVPVINGLTNEYHPCQILADIFTFIEHRGSIQGKTVAWVGDSNNMCNTWLQAAEVLDFNVHVSTPPGYEVEAERAGLYGTDHFEQFADPLEACKGAHLVTTDVWTSMGFEAENEARMQAFADWCVDADMMAVAAPDAVFMHCLPAHRGEEVTAEVIDGPQSVVWDEAENRLHVQKALMEYLVLGKVDTQ; from the coding sequence ATGACGGCGATCAAACACTATTTGCAGTTCAAGGATTTCACCCGCGAAGAGTACGAGTACTTGTTCGACCGTACCCGTTGGATCAAGGACAAGTACAAGCGTTACCAGCCTTATCATCCATTGTTCGATCGTACGCTGGTAATGATTTTCGAAAAAGCAAGCACACGCACCCGCTTGTCTTTCGAGGCCGGTATGCACCAGCTCGGCGGTTCGGCCATTTACCTCAACACCCGGGATTCGCAACTGGGGCGTGGTGAGCCGGTCGAGGATGCGGCCCAGGTGATCTCCCGTATGAGCGACCTGGTGATGATCCGCACCTTCGAACAGGACATCATCGAACGGTTTGCCGCACATTCGCGTGTGCCGGTGATCAACGGTTTGACCAATGAGTATCACCCATGTCAGATCCTTGCCGATATTTTCACCTTCATCGAGCACCGCGGCAGTATTCAGGGCAAGACCGTGGCCTGGGTGGGCGATTCCAACAACATGTGCAACACTTGGCTGCAGGCGGCCGAGGTGCTGGATTTCAATGTCCATGTGTCGACGCCGCCCGGTTATGAGGTCGAGGCCGAGCGTGCCGGTTTGTATGGCACCGATCATTTCGAGCAGTTTGCCGATCCGTTGGAAGCCTGCAAGGGCGCCCATTTGGTGACCACCGACGTATGGACGTCGATGGGTTTCGAAGCGGAAAATGAAGCGCGCATGCAGGCGTTTGCCGACTGGTGTGTGGACGCGGACATGATGGCGGTGGCGGCGCCGGATGCGGTGTTCATGCACTGTCTGCCGGCTCATCGCGGTGAGGAAGTGACCGCCGAAGTGATCGATGGCCCGCAGTCGGTGGTTTGGGACGAGGCCGAAAATCGCCTGCATGTGCAAAAAGCCCTGATGGAATACCTGGTGCTTGGCAAGGTAGACACCCAATAA
- a CDS encoding aspartate aminotransferase family protein produces the protein MSHLMNTYARQSVAFTHGQGAWIYDEAGKRYLDALAGIAVSTLGHAHPRLVEAIADQAAKVLHTSNLYRIPLQERLADRLAALAGMDEVFLCNSGCEANEAAIKLARFYGHRKGIETPTIIVMENAFHGRTLATLSATGNRKTQAGFEPLVSGFVRVPYKDIDAIRAVGEHNHSIVAVMLEMIQGEGGINVADDQFQRELRRVCDENGWLLICDEVQCGIGRTGRWFGWQHAGVRPDVMTLAKGLGSGVPIGACVTAGRAAGLFGPGNHGSTFGGNPLACRAALTTLEVIESDGLMANAAQLGEAIRAGLREALAGVGGVVDIRGRGLMIGVELDRPCGGLVASALEAGLLINVTAERVVRLLPPLILNASEAQTLVETLAPLIREFLAQ, from the coding sequence ATGTCGCATCTAATGAATACCTACGCCAGGCAGTCTGTGGCCTTTACACACGGGCAGGGCGCGTGGATATACGATGAGGCGGGCAAGCGCTATTTGGACGCCTTGGCGGGGATTGCGGTGTCGACCTTGGGGCATGCTCATCCGCGCCTTGTCGAGGCGATTGCCGATCAGGCGGCAAAGGTTTTGCATACTTCCAACCTCTACCGCATTCCGTTGCAGGAACGACTGGCCGACCGGCTGGCTGCGTTGGCGGGCATGGATGAAGTGTTTTTATGCAATTCCGGTTGCGAGGCCAACGAAGCGGCGATCAAATTGGCGCGCTTTTACGGGCATCGCAAGGGCATCGAGACGCCCACCATCATCGTGATGGAAAATGCTTTTCACGGCCGCACGCTTGCCACTTTGTCGGCCACCGGCAATCGCAAGACCCAGGCAGGGTTCGAACCCCTGGTCAGCGGTTTCGTCCGCGTGCCCTACAAGGATATCGACGCCATCCGTGCGGTGGGCGAACACAATCACAGCATCGTTGCCGTCATGCTGGAAATGATCCAGGGTGAAGGTGGCATCAATGTGGCCGACGATCAGTTCCAGCGCGAACTGCGTCGGGTTTGCGACGAAAACGGCTGGTTACTGATCTGTGACGAGGTGCAGTGTGGCATTGGCCGAACCGGGCGCTGGTTTGGTTGGCAGCATGCCGGCGTGAGGCCCGACGTGATGACCTTGGCCAAGGGGCTCGGTTCGGGTGTGCCGATTGGCGCCTGCGTGACGGCCGGTCGGGCCGCCGGTTTGTTTGGGCCGGGCAACCACGGCTCAACGTTCGGTGGCAACCCCTTGGCCTGCAGGGCTGCGCTCACGACGCTGGAGGTGATCGAAAGCGATGGGCTGATGGCCAATGCGGCACAGCTTGGCGAGGCGATCCGCGCCGGTTTGCGCGAAGCTCTGGCGGGCGTTGGCGGGGTGGTGGATATTCGTGGCCGCGGTTTGATGATCGGTGTCGAACTCGATCGTCCTTGCGGGGGTTTGGTCGCTTCCGCGCTGGAAGCCGGTTTGCTGATCAATGTGACTGCAGAGCGTGTGGTGCGGTTGTTGCCGCCGCTGATATTGAACGCTTCCGAAGCGCAGACGCTGGTCGAAACGCTCGCGCCATTGATTCGCGAATTTCTGGCGCAATGA
- a CDS encoding DUF3579 domain-containing protein, protein MNQKIESFVIIGVTREGKKFRPSDWADRLCGIMSAFGADHRMMYSPYVRPGCTLKGDKTVLVDARLYDIEPLAYKFLINFANDNNLQIEPIEDRHAD, encoded by the coding sequence ATGAATCAGAAGATCGAAAGCTTTGTCATCATCGGGGTCACGAGAGAGGGAAAGAAGTTCCGCCCCAGCGACTGGGCGGACCGGCTGTGCGGCATCATGTCGGCTTTTGGCGCCGACCATCGCATGATGTACTCCCCCTACGTGCGCCCCGGCTGCACCCTCAAGGGCGACAAAACGGTGCTGGTCGATGCCCGCCTCTACGACATCGAGCCCCTGGCCTACAAGTTTCTGATCAATTTTGCCAACGACAACAATCTGCAAATCGAACCGATCGAGGATCGACACGCAGACTGA
- the rpsT gene encoding 30S ribosomal protein S20, which produces MANSAQARKRARQAVKARAHNASLRSRLRTAIKAVRKAIAGGDKAAAQSVFRASMSIIDSIADKKIIHKNKAARHKSRLSAAVKAMAA; this is translated from the coding sequence ATGGCCAATTCCGCACAAGCCCGCAAGCGCGCCCGTCAGGCGGTCAAAGCTCGCGCTCACAACGCCAGCCTGCGCTCGCGTCTGCGCACCGCGATCAAGGCCGTTCGCAAGGCCATCGCGGGTGGCGACAAGGCGGCGGCTCAGTCGGTTTTCCGTGCTTCGATGAGCATCATCGATAGCATCGCCGACAAGAAAATCATTCACAAAAACAAGGCTGCGCGCCATAAGAGCCGTCTGTCTGCCGCTGTGAAGGCAATGGCTGCCTGA
- the tal gene encoding transaldolase — protein sequence MNRLLQIRELGQQIWLDNLSRTLIRDGHLNRLIADGVSGITTNPAIFQKAIASGRYYQEDLAALKNQPLGAEARYEALVIPDVQAACELLRPVWEASGGTMGYASLEVSPALAHDREGTLQAGLRLRQAVCRDNLLIKVPATPAGLGAIEDLIAAGVSVNVTLMFSLAHVDAVAAAYLRGLNRLQASGGDLSRVMSVASLFLSRVDTLVDRRLDALGGKARDWLGRSAVSMAKLAYTRYRACFHGADFALLRAAGARPQYLLWASTGTKNPEYSDLLYVEPLIGAETINTLPDATLAALLDHGKVANTLDQGLDQAVECFQALQELGIDMQAIGETLQNEGLRQFEEAFASLLALTR from the coding sequence ATGAACCGCCTGCTTCAAATACGTGAGCTCGGCCAGCAGATCTGGCTGGACAACCTTTCCCGCACGCTGATCCGCGATGGCCACCTGAACCGCCTCATTGCCGATGGAGTGAGCGGGATCACGACCAATCCTGCGATTTTTCAAAAAGCGATCGCCAGCGGGCGGTATTACCAGGAAGACCTCGCCGCTTTGAAAAACCAGCCGCTCGGCGCGGAGGCGCGTTACGAAGCGCTGGTGATCCCCGATGTACAAGCCGCGTGCGAGCTGCTGCGCCCGGTGTGGGAGGCCAGCGGCGGCACCATGGGCTATGCCAGTCTGGAAGTGTCGCCGGCGCTGGCGCACGACCGTGAAGGCACGCTACAAGCCGGTTTGCGCCTGCGTCAGGCGGTGTGTCGGGACAATCTGCTGATCAAAGTGCCCGCCACACCGGCCGGTCTGGGTGCGATCGAGGATCTCATCGCCGCCGGGGTGAGCGTCAACGTCACTTTGATGTTCTCGCTCGCCCATGTCGATGCCGTGGCTGCGGCCTACCTTCGAGGCTTGAACCGGCTGCAAGCGAGCGGTGGCGATCTTTCGCGGGTGATGTCGGTGGCGAGCCTGTTTTTGAGCCGTGTCGACACTCTGGTCGATCGACGACTCGATGCCCTGGGCGGCAAGGCGCGCGACTGGCTCGGCCGCAGCGCAGTCTCCATGGCCAAACTGGCTTATACGCGCTACCGGGCGTGCTTTCACGGTGCGGATTTCGCGCTCCTGCGCGCTGCGGGCGCACGGCCGCAATATCTGCTGTGGGCCAGCACCGGAACCAAAAACCCGGAATATAGCGATTTGCTCTACGTCGAGCCGCTGATCGGCGCCGAAACCATCAACACGCTGCCGGATGCTACGCTGGCCGCGCTGCTCGATCACGGCAAAGTCGCCAATACCTTGGATCAGGGCCTAGACCAAGCCGTGGAGTGCTTTCAAGCATTGCAGGAATTGGGCATCGACATGCAGGCGATCGGCGAAACCCTGCAAAATGAAGGTTTGCGGCAGTTCGAAGAAGCGTTTGCCAGTCTGCTTGCCCTGACCCGGTAA
- a CDS encoding DUF3135 domain-containing protein: protein MADFDFDHWRRLAEQDPESYFRARHGAIERFIGAHSPAEAQRLRSLQAHIDCARAAAGTPVHALLAVSRMIETNLIALCEQGAALREATRRLDTIVTQLQGVERIR, encoded by the coding sequence GTGGCGGATTTCGACTTCGATCATTGGCGCAGGTTGGCCGAGCAGGATCCGGAAAGCTATTTCCGGGCCCGCCACGGTGCGATCGAGCGTTTCATCGGCGCGCATTCGCCTGCCGAAGCCCAGCGCTTGCGTTCGCTGCAGGCGCATATCGATTGCGCGCGCGCGGCCGCTGGCACGCCTGTGCATGCGTTGTTGGCCGTCTCCCGAATGATCGAAACCAATCTGATTGCGTTGTGCGAGCAGGGCGCGGCGCTGCGCGAGGCGACCCGACGGCTCGACACCATCGTCACCCAACTCCAAGGTGTTGAGCGGATTCGCTGA